In Mus caroli chromosome 16, CAROLI_EIJ_v1.1, whole genome shotgun sequence, the sequence ggcattcccctatactggggcatagaaccttcacagaaactagggcctctccttccattgatgactgaccaggccatcctctactacatatacagctagagccacaagttccaccatgcgTCTTCTTTAATTGGTAGCttagttccaaggagttctgggggtcctggttagttcatattgatgttccttctatggggcttcagacccttcagttccttgggtactttctctagctcccttataatattctaatattcttttctgctctttgtagttattcctttttttttaaagatttatttattgattatatgtaagtacactgtagctgtcttcagacactccagaagagggagtcagatctcattacagatggttgtgagccaccatgtggttgctgggatttgaactccggaccttcggaagagcagtcgggtgctcttacccactgagccatctcaccagcccgtagtTATTCCTTTTTAAGTCATTGTTTTACTTCTTTTGGTTAGTTAAGCCAAGAATCTGCCGATCACAccatctcaattaaaaaaaaagtctttagaTTAATCAAATCTTAGTACTGCTTTGTCTCTAGTTCATTAATTTcttgctgtaaagaaacaccatgatcacagcaacatgtataaaagaaatcatttaattggaactggttTGTCATTCAGAGATTTAGCCAATTATTATCATGGAGGGAAACATGTTGGCATGCAGGTAAAAATGATGCTAGAATgctagctgagagttctacatctggaatCTGCAGGAAGCTGGAAGAGAATAAGCCACACTAGGCCTGTCTTGATCTTCTGagagctcaaagcccacccacagtggcacgctccctccatctctgccacaCATACTCTATGAAGACCACAAACTGTGTTAAATCATCAGCATTGCAAAAACATATTATAATGCAGAGAACAAAAGGTTGAAAGTTTTACAAAGTTACAAAGAAAGCCAAAATAAGCCAGTCAGTGTGTGAAATCACAAGAAAAAATGAAGCTTAAAATTCTGAGTTGATGTCTTTACAGAAAATGATATCATACAAAAGAAAAACGTGCAGCACCCATCAATAAAGACAACTCTTACCCTGCCAGTATTTATGAAATGCACATAGAAGTTATGACATGCTCAAATGTATTGTGATCATTGTAAAAGACATAACTGTAAAAAACAAATTAGTGAATATCGATCAGTTATGCCTTTATATGATGTGTGctcattttaaattacttattgTATGATATTTGTAAAGAACAATTATTCAAACTAATAGGTGTGATATGATTAAaaatttccaaattaaaatataCCTTTCTATTTTGTTGCTATTAGTAAAGTgaatcaattaattttaaaaggaaaaattttcCTTTGCATTAGTTTGGATAATTGCTATAGCAGCTTGCATATAAATTCCACAATATGTACTATACATGCATCAACGAATTTTAAGACTTCTTAGATGCTGCTCTTTTATTGCCTTACTACAGCATAGCAAGACTTTACAATGGGCATCTGTATACAGATATAAACATATACCTAGGTACAATTATTCATTACTCTGAAGTAAATGTGTAAAACAAGCTTAAAAAGTGAgtttacaaaacacaaaaaatgaggcatttttctattcattttttattcaaaaaattaCTTTGAACTATGTTTTTCACAGCCATGAGGACATCTTTATTACGAAAGCTGTAGATTATGGGGTTGAGTGTGGGTGTCAGGATGGTGTAGAATATTGCCAGAAACTTatcctgccctggagtgtggtatGAGCGAGGTCTCATATATGTGAAAATGAATGGCCCATAGTACATTATGACAACAACCATGTGGAAGGAACAGGTGGAAAAGGACTTTTGCCGGGCCCCTGATGAGTGCATTTGGAATACAGTGAGGAGAATTTGCACATAAGATATAGAGATCATGGAAAATGGGATCAGCAGAAAAATAATGCCACTCACATAAACTCCTCGTTCATAGTGTGTTGTGTCTATACATGACAACTTCAACATGGCAGGGACTTCGCAGAAAAAGTGATCAATGGCTCTTGAGTGGCAGAAGGGAAAGTGGAGTGCAAAAGCTGTGTGTACTATGGAGTTGAGGATCCCCACCAGCCAGGAGCCTGCAGCCAGGAGCCTACTGGAGTTATCCCTCATCAGCACAGGGTAGCGAAGTGGATGGCAGATGGCCACATATCGAT encodes:
- the LOC110311256 gene encoding olfactory receptor 2AJ1-like, whose protein sequence is MMEYENYTFNSDFILLGLFSSSKTSLTFFSFIFFIFIMTITENALMILLIHRDSRLHTPMYFLLSHLSFMDXLHISNIVPKMIADFLSGSRTISFAGCAFQIFLSLTLLGGECLLLAAMSYDRYVAICHPLRYPVLMRDNSSRLLAAGSWLVGILNSIVHTAFALHFPFCHSRAIDHFFCEVPAMLKLSCIDTTHYERGVYVSGIIFLLIPFSMISISYVQILLTVFQMHSSGARQKSFSTCSFHMVVVIMYYGPFIFTYMRPRSYHTPGQDKFLAIFYTILTPTLNPIIYSFRNKDVLMAVKNIVQSNFLNKK